The following are from one region of the Streptomyces tuirus genome:
- a CDS encoding YbaB/EbfC family nucleoid-associated protein, whose translation MIPGGGQPNMQQLLQQAQKMQQDLAQAQEELAQTEVDGQAGGGLVTATVTGAGELRALKIDPKAVDPEDTETLADLVVAAVQAANENAQALQQQKLGPLAQGLGGGGIPGLPF comes from the coding sequence GTGATCCCCGGTGGTGGCCAGCCCAATATGCAGCAGCTGCTCCAGCAGGCCCAGAAGATGCAACAGGACCTGGCACAGGCGCAGGAGGAACTGGCGCAGACGGAGGTCGACGGGCAGGCGGGCGGCGGTCTGGTGACGGCCACCGTCACCGGCGCCGGAGAGCTGCGCGCCCTGAAGATCGACCCGAAGGCGGTGGACCCGGAGGACACCGAGACCCTCGCCGACCTGGTCGTGGCGGCCGTCCAGGCGGCCAACGAGAACGCGCAGGCGCTCCAGCAGCAGAAGCTGGGCCCGCTCGCGCAGGGCCTGGGCGGCGGAGGCATCCCCGGCCTGCCGTTCTGA
- a CDS encoding SLATT domain-containing protein, whose protein sequence is MGQPEMQPEGPPQDGRGEQAAAGLRPGDLTGRVFPLGDWGEPALRLDELYRWVEHGALRTAAWYLADRVWKRRCARVLRCGAAVGAVTGVALPLLDLTGVAGGIAPWGCLALLVGAACVAVDRYFGVTSGWMRDVATAQAVQRRLQALQFDWASESVREVLGPAEGTAGEAAERCLGVLRRFSEDLTELVRVETADWMGEFRTGASAPVGLQAVVFPGPGRGAEVGVNGRFTVPPPQARPNMPRQRPPEPR, encoded by the coding sequence GTGGGTCAGCCGGAGATGCAGCCCGAGGGGCCGCCTCAGGACGGGCGGGGCGAGCAGGCGGCGGCCGGGCTGCGGCCGGGCGATCTGACCGGGCGGGTCTTCCCGCTCGGGGACTGGGGTGAGCCGGCGCTCCGGCTGGACGAGCTGTACCGGTGGGTGGAGCACGGGGCGCTGCGGACGGCGGCCTGGTACCTCGCGGACCGGGTGTGGAAGCGGCGGTGCGCGCGGGTGCTGCGCTGCGGGGCCGCGGTGGGGGCGGTCACCGGGGTCGCGCTGCCCCTGCTGGACCTGACCGGGGTCGCCGGCGGGATCGCGCCCTGGGGGTGTCTGGCGCTGCTGGTGGGGGCGGCGTGCGTGGCCGTCGACCGGTACTTCGGGGTGACGTCCGGGTGGATGCGGGACGTGGCCACCGCCCAGGCCGTGCAGCGGCGGTTGCAGGCTCTGCAGTTCGACTGGGCGTCGGAGAGTGTGCGGGAGGTGCTGGGGCCCGCGGAGGGGACGGCCGGGGAGGCCGCGGAGCGGTGCCTCGGGGTGCTGCGGAGGTTCTCCGAGGATCTGACGGAGCTGGTCCGGGTGGAGACGGCGGACTGGATGGGGGAGTTCCGGACCGGGGCTTCCGCGCCGGTGGGGTTGCAGGCGGTGGTGTTCCCGGGGCCGGGGCGCGGGGCCGAGGTGGGGGTGAACGGGCGGTTCACCGTGCCGCCGCCGCAGGCCCGGCCGAACATGCCTCGGCAGCGGCCGCCGGAGCCGCGGTGA